A region from the Arachis ipaensis cultivar K30076 chromosome B01, Araip1.1, whole genome shotgun sequence genome encodes:
- the LOC107607432 gene encoding uncharacterized protein LOC107607432 — MATMNNAAEVVHEAAVTAARAVEHEFYKKYFPRVVCDAKEIELMQLRQGDMTVAEYARNFDDLCRFSKLCQGNPTDFEEWKCLKFEGGLHDDLMSSIVPMEIRNFAELVNKSKLVEECIKKVIVAKVSHQGFTPRHLSNHQAAGRRVHFKARGIRQHKNLQVGNIIARRTGKNGGKVRQGNGK; from the exons atggctaccatgaacaatGCGGCTGAAGTAGTGCATGAAGCTGCGGTaacagcggctagggctgttgaac atgaatTCTACAAGAAATATTTCCCGAGGGTAGTGTGTGATGCTAAGGAAATAGAGCTTATGCAGCTGAGGCAAGGGGAtatgactgttgctgagtatgCTCGTAATTTCGATGACTTATGTCGTTTCTCTAAGCTCTGTCAAGGGAATCCTactgactttgaagaatggaagtgcttGAAGTTTGAAGGAGGCCTTCATGATGATCTGATGAGTTCAATAGTTCCGATGGAGATACGTAATTTTGCCGAATTAGTCAACAAGAGCAAGTTAGTGGAAGAATGTATTAAGAAAGTGATTGTGGCCAAGGTGAGTCACCAAGGATTTACACCAAGGCATCTTAGCAATCATCAGGCAGCTGGGAGAAGGGTGCATTTTAAAGCACGTGGCATACGACAGCATAAGAACCTACAAGTTGGTAACATTATTGCTCGCCGTACGGGTAAGAATGGaggtaaagtaaggcaaggcaatggtaaaTGA